The Mixophyes fleayi isolate aMixFle1 chromosome 1, aMixFle1.hap1, whole genome shotgun sequence genome includes a region encoding these proteins:
- the LOC142105547 gene encoding E3 SUMO-protein ligase NSE2-like gives MEKVKVSCLKPNGAVNELYIIEPCLLVLHRSSLKNCQTYIDTGMDITTGVALHLLQTDCDTEHVGCIESIMLEYTALNRDINQYIDAVEETVLKLKRDPPDKIPDLRELVHERYTALQKNNTEEALREDDKYVQFKEQLRDLRKQMGVSSAPADEALEDEDEEIAITQSTPITQLETVNPVENKVCGHTYQREAIERMIENKLQKGKSARCPKIGCDHSEMSISNLVPNNALKRAIDIHSKKH, from the exons ATGGAAAAGGTGAAG gttagctgccttaagcccaacggtgctgttaatgaactctacattattgaaccatgtctgctcgtgctgcatcgttcatccctgaagaactgccaaacttatatagacacaggaatggatataacaactggagtggcattacatctgcttcagacagactgtgacacggaacatgtgggctgCATAGAAtccatcatgttggaatacactgcattgaacagagatataaaccaatatatagatgcagttgaggagaccgtacttaagttaaaacgtgacccaccggataagatcccggatttaagagagcttgtacacgagagatacactgcgcttcagaagaataatacagaggaggccctgagggaggatgataaatatgtccagtttaaagaacagctaagagacctgagaaaacaaatgggtgtgtcatcgGCTCCTGCAgacgaagctttggaagatgaagatgaggagatcgccatcacccagagcactcctataacacagttggagacgGTGAACCCAGTGGAAAATAAAGTATGCGGTCACACGTaccagagagaagcaattgaaaggatgattgaaaacaaacttcagaagggtaaatctgccaggtgtccaaaaattggctgtgatcactctgaaaTGAGTATATCAAATCTTGTTccaaacaatgcactaaaaagagccattgacattcacagcaaaaagcactGA